In Phragmites australis chromosome 16, lpPhrAust1.1, whole genome shotgun sequence, one DNA window encodes the following:
- the LOC133895888 gene encoding squamosa promoter-binding-like protein 14 isoform X3 codes for METGSTGAGGSGGGDDQLHGLKFGKKIYFEDAGGSGSGSSSGSGSVSAPPPPSSPKPAAGAAGGGKKGKGAASGASASSTPARCQVEGCNLDLSGAKAYYCRHKVCSMHSKAPRVVVNGLEQRFCQQCSRFHQLPEFDQGKRSCRRRLAGHNERRRKPPPGPLASRYGRLAASFGEPGRFRSFLLDFSYPRVPSSMRDGWPAVRPGERVPGGIQWQAYLDPHHHHSAVAGYGAHSYGSQGSSMTGSPVFPGPELPPGGCLAGVAADSSCALSLLSTQPWDTTHSASHNRAATLSATAGFEGNPVAPSLMESNYIAPSPWTGSGGHEGGRNVAPQLPPEVPLDEVHSGSSHHGQFSGELELALQGNRPEPARRIDHGSTGTFDQAGNTSDWSL; via the exons ATGGAGACTGGCAGTACCGGCGccggtggcagcggcggcggggacgaCCAGCTCCACGGGCTCAAGTTCGGCAAGAAGATCTACTTCGAGGACgcgggcggcagcggcagcggcagtaGCAGTGGCAGTGGGAGCGtgagcgcgccgccgccgccctcttcGCCCAAGCCGGCAGCGGGAGCGGCCGGCGGAGGCAAGAAGGGGAAGGGCGCGGCCAGCGGGGCGTCCGCCTCGTCGACGCCCGCGCGGTGCCAGGTGGAGGGGtgcaacttggatctgagcgGCGCCAAGGCGTACTACTGCCGGCACAAGGTGTGCTCCATGCACTCCAAGGCGCCCCGCGTCGTCGTCAACGGCCTCGAGCAGCGCTTCTGCCAGCAGTGCAGCAG GTTCCACCAGTTGCCTGAATTTGACCAAGGAAAACGCAGCTGCCGCAGACGCCTTGCAGGCCACAATGAACGCCGGAGGAAGCCGCCCCCTGGACCTCTTGCATCACGCTATGGTCGCCTTGCTGCATCCTTCGGTG AGCCCGGCAGGTTCAGAAGCTTTCTGTTGGATTTCTCATACCCAAGGGTTCCAAGCAGCATGAGGGATGGATGGCCGGCGGTTCGACCTGGTGAAAGGGTGCCTGGTGGTATCCAGTGGCAAGCGTACttagatcctcatcatcatcacagtGCAGTCGCGGGATACGGCGCCCACTCATATGGTAGCCAGGGTAGCTCCATGACAGGGTCACCGGTGTTCCCTGGTCCGGAGCTCCCTCCGGGTGGATGTCTCGCAGGAGTCGCTGCTGACTCCAGctgtgctctctctcttctgtCAACTCAGCCATGGGATACTACCCACAGCGCCAGCCACAACCGTGCCGCGACATTGTCCGCAACAGCGGGCTTTGAGGGCAACcctgtggcgccctccctcatGGAGAGTAACTACATTGCGCCGAGCCCCTGGACTGGCTCTGGGGGCCATGAAGGCGGACGCAATGTGGCACCTCAGTTGCCACCTGAAGTCCCACTCGATGAGGTGCACTCTGGCTCCAGCCATCACGGCCAGTTCTCAGGTGAGCTCGAGCTTGCCCTGCAGGGAAACAGGCCAGAGCCAGCACGACGCATCGATCATGGCTCCACGGGCACGTTCGACCAGGCCGGCAACACATCGGACTGGTCTTTGTAG
- the LOC133895465 gene encoding probable lipoxygenase 8, chloroplastic, giving the protein MAAVRIKAVATIKVTVGGFLSSLRPSRAIDDVKDLLGRSLYLELVSSELDAETGQEKPTIRSYAHKVADNDDDVVTYEADFDVPAGFGAVGAVLVSNELHTEMFLEDVKLSSADDGDDAPVLAIRCNSWVQPKSGDDAAPEKRVFFANKPYLPSQTPPGLQSYRKKDLEQKRGNGREQRKATDRIYDYDVYNDLADPDNDAGKARPVLGGNKQFPYPRRCRTGRPMSTKDPKTETKSGDNYVPRDEAFSEVKTLQFSVTTLRSVLHAAVPAVQSTLIDPSLGFPSFFVIDKLFEDGVKLPQADQLGFLRSIVPRLLQALRDGPGDQVLLFDTPANVQKDKFAWLRDEEFARETLAGVNPYAIELVREFPLKSKLDPAVYGPAESAITAEVLERQMGHVMTVAEAVKEKRLFMLDYHDLFLPYVHKIRALERTTMYGSRTIFFLCDDGTLRLLAIELTRPASPTQPQWRRVFTSSTDTTESWLWRMAKSHVRAHDSGHHELVSHWLRTHCAVEPYIIAANRQLSEMHPIYQLLHPHFRYTMRINALARSALINAGGIIELSFSPQKYSMELSSVAYDQLWRFDMEALPADLIRRGMAEEDPKAEHGLKLTIKDYPFANDGLLIWDAIKGWVQAYVLRFYPDAGSLAGDAELQAFWTELRTVGHGDKKDAPGWPTLDTPESLAHALTTIIWVASAHHAAVNFGQYDFGGYFPNRPSIARTNMPVEEPVDADALAAFLDNPDQALRECFPSQVQATLVMAVLDLLSTHSPDEEYLGGLETAPWNDDGAVQAAYGQFNARLKEIEGIIDGRNTDRRLKNRCGAGILPYQLMKPFSQEGVTGKGIPNSTSI; this is encoded by the exons ATGGCGGCGGTGCGCATCAAGGCGGTCGCGACGATCAAGGTCACCGTCGGCGGGTTCCTCAGCAGCCTGAGGCCGTCGAGGGCGATCGACGACGTCAAGGACCTCCTCGGCAGGTCGCTCTATCTCGAGCTCGTCAGCTCCGAGCTTGACGCAG AGACGGGCCAGGAGAAACCAACGATCCGGAGCTACGCCCACAAGGTGGccgacaacgacgacgacgtGGTGACCTACGAAGCCGACTTCGACGTGCCGGCGGGCTTCGGCGCGGTCGGCGCCGTGCTGGTCTCCAACGAGCTCCACACGGAGATGTTCCTCGAGGACGTCAAGCTGTCGTCGGCTGACGACGGGGACGACGCCCCGGTCCTCGCCATCCGGTGCAACTCGTGGGTGCAGCCTAAGTCCGGCGACGACGCCGCGCCGGAGAAGCGCGTCTTCTTCGCAAACAAG CCTTACCTTCCGAGCCAGACGCCGCCAGGGCTCCAGAGCTACCGGAAGAAAGACTTGGAGCAGAAGCGCGGCAACGGCCGCGAACAGAGGAAGGCCACCGACCGTATCTACGACTACGACGTGTACAACGACCTCGCCGATCCCGACAACGACGCCGGCAAGGCCCGGCCGGTCCTCGGCGGCAACAAGCAGTTCCCTTACCCGCGCCGCTGCCGTACCGGCCGGCCTATGTCCACCAAAG ACCCGAAGACGGAGACGAAGAGCGGCGACAACTACGTGCCGAGGGACGAGGCGTTCTCGGAGGTGAAGACGCTGCAGTTCTCGGTGACGACGCTGCGGTCGGTGCTCCACGCCGCCGTTCCGGCCGTCCAGTCCACGCTCATCGACCCCAGCCTGGGCTTCCCTTCCTTCTTCGTCATCGACAAGCTCTTCGAGGACGGGGTCAAGCTGCCGCAAGCCGACCAGCTTGGCTTCCTCCGTAGCATCGTGCCGCGCCTGCTCCAGGCCCTCCGCGACGGCCCCGGCGACCAAGTCCTCCTCTTCGACACGCCCGCCAACGTTCAGA AGGACAAGTTTGCATGGTTAAGGGACGAGGAGTTTGCAAGGGAGACGCTTGCCGGTGTCAATCCGTACGCGATCGAGCTCGTCAGG GAGTTTCCTCTGAAGAGCAAGCTCGACCCGGCGGTGTACGGGCCggcggagtcggcgatcaccgCCGAGGTGCTGGAGAGGCAGATGGGGCACGTGATGACGGTCGCGGAGGCGGTGAAGGAGAAGCGGCTCTTCATGCTGGACTACCACGACCTGTTCCTGCCCTACGTGCACAAGATCCGGGCGCTGGAGCGCACCACCATGTACGGCTCTCgcaccatcttcttcctctgcgACGACGGCACGCTGCGGCTGCTCGCCATCGAGCTCACCAGGCCAGCGTCGCCGACTCAGCCGCAGTGGAGGCGGGTGTTCACCTCGTCCACGGACACCACCGAGTCCTGGCTGTGGCGGATGGCCAAGTCGCACGTCCGCGCGCACGACTCCGGCCACCACGAGCTCGTCAGCCACTGGTTGCGCACGCACTGCGCGGTGGAGCCGTACATCATCGCAGCGAACCGGCAGCTCAGCGAGATGCACCCCATCTACCAGCTGCTTCACCCGCACTTCCGGTACACCATGCGGATCAACGCACTCGCCCGGTCAGCCCTGATCAACGCCGGCGGCATCATCGAGCTCTCATTCTCACCGCAGAAGTACTCCATGGAGCTCAGCTCCGTCGCGTACGACCAGCTCTGGCGCTTCGACATGGAGGCCCTACCCGCCGACCTCATCCGCAGGGGGATGGCCGAGGAGGATCCCAAGGCAGAGCACGGCCTGAAGCTCACGATCAAAGACTACCCGTTCGCCAACGACGGCCTGCTGATTTGGGACGCCATCAAGGGCTGGGTGCAGGCGTACGTCTTGCGGTTCTACCCCGACGCCGGCAGCCTGGCCGGAGACGCGGAGCTGCAGGCGTTCTGGACCGAGTTGCGCACCGTGGGCCACGGTGACAAGAAGGACGCGCCGGGGTGGCCGACGCTGGACACGCCTGAGAGCCTGGCGCACGCGCTGACGACCATCATCTGGGTCGCGTCCGCGCACCACGCCGCCGTCAACTTCGGGCAGTACGACTTCGGCGGGTACTTCCCCAACCGGCCGTCCATCGCGCGCACCAACATGCCGGTGGAGGAGCCCGTGGACGCCGACGCCTTGGCGGCGTTCCTAGACAACCCGGACCAGGCGCTCCGGGAGTGCTTCCCGTCGCAGGTGCAGGCGACGCTGGTGATGGCTGTGCTGGACCTGCTGTCCACGCACTCCCCCGACGAGGAGTACCTCGGCGGGCTGGAGACCGCGCCGTGGAACGACGACGGCGCGGTGCAGGCGGCGTACGGGCAGTTCAACGCGCGGCTGAAGGAGATCGAGGGGATCATTGACGGGAGGAACACGGATCGGAGGCTCAAGAATCGATGCGGCGCCGGCATCCTGCCGTACCAGCTCATGAAGCCCTTCTCTCAGGAAGGTGTGACAGGCAAGGGCATCCCCAACAGCACGTCCATTTGA
- the LOC133895888 gene encoding squamosa promoter-binding-like protein 14 isoform X2: METGSTGAGGSGGGDDQLHGLKFGKKIYFEDAGGSGSGSSSGSGSVSAPPPPSSPKPAAGAAGGGKKGKGAASGASASSTPARCQVEGCNLDLSGAKAYYCRHKVCSMHSKAPRVVVNGLEQRFCQQCSRFHQLPEFDQGKRSCRRRLAGHNERRRKPPPGPLASRYGRLAASFEEPGRFRSFLLDFSYPRVPSSMRDGWPAVRPGERVPGGIQWQAYLDPHHHHSAVAGYGAHSYGSQGSSMTGSPVFPGPELPPGGCLAGVAADSSCALSLLSTQPWDTTHSASHNRAATLSATAGFEGNPVAPSLMESNYIAPSPWTGSGGHEGGRNVAPQLPPEVPLDEVHSGSSHHGQFSGELELALQGNRPEPARRIDHGSTGTFDQAGNTSDWSL, from the exons ATGGAGACTGGCAGTACCGGCGccggtggcagcggcggcggggacgaCCAGCTCCACGGGCTCAAGTTCGGCAAGAAGATCTACTTCGAGGACgcgggcggcagcggcagcggcagtaGCAGTGGCAGTGGGAGCGtgagcgcgccgccgccgccctcttcGCCCAAGCCGGCAGCGGGAGCGGCCGGCGGAGGCAAGAAGGGGAAGGGCGCGGCCAGCGGGGCGTCCGCCTCGTCGACGCCCGCGCGGTGCCAGGTGGAGGGGtgcaacttggatctgagcgGCGCCAAGGCGTACTACTGCCGGCACAAGGTGTGCTCCATGCACTCCAAGGCGCCCCGCGTCGTCGTCAACGGCCTCGAGCAGCGCTTCTGCCAGCAGTGCAGCAG GTTCCACCAGTTGCCTGAATTTGACCAAGGAAAACGCAGCTGCCGCAGACGCCTTGCAGGCCACAATGAACGCCGGAGGAAGCCGCCCCCTGGACCTCTTGCATCACGCTATGGTCGCCTTGCTGCATCCTTCG AAGAGCCCGGCAGGTTCAGAAGCTTTCTGTTGGATTTCTCATACCCAAGGGTTCCAAGCAGCATGAGGGATGGATGGCCGGCGGTTCGACCTGGTGAAAGGGTGCCTGGTGGTATCCAGTGGCAAGCGTACttagatcctcatcatcatcacagtGCAGTCGCGGGATACGGCGCCCACTCATATGGTAGCCAGGGTAGCTCCATGACAGGGTCACCGGTGTTCCCTGGTCCGGAGCTCCCTCCGGGTGGATGTCTCGCAGGAGTCGCTGCTGACTCCAGctgtgctctctctcttctgtCAACTCAGCCATGGGATACTACCCACAGCGCCAGCCACAACCGTGCCGCGACATTGTCCGCAACAGCGGGCTTTGAGGGCAACcctgtggcgccctccctcatGGAGAGTAACTACATTGCGCCGAGCCCCTGGACTGGCTCTGGGGGCCATGAAGGCGGACGCAATGTGGCACCTCAGTTGCCACCTGAAGTCCCACTCGATGAGGTGCACTCTGGCTCCAGCCATCACGGCCAGTTCTCAGGTGAGCTCGAGCTTGCCCTGCAGGGAAACAGGCCAGAGCCAGCACGACGCATCGATCATGGCTCCACGGGCACGTTCGACCAGGCCGGCAACACATCGGACTGGTCTTTGTAG
- the LOC133895888 gene encoding squamosa promoter-binding-like protein 14 isoform X1 codes for METGSTGAGGSGGGDDQLHGLKFGKKIYFEDAGGSGSGSSSGSGSVSAPPPPSSPKPAAGAAGGGKKGKGAASGASASSTPARCQVEGCNLDLSGAKAYYCRHKVCSMHSKAPRVVVNGLEQRFCQQCSRFHQLPEFDQGKRSCRRRLAGHNERRRKPPPGPLASRYGRLAASFGEEPGRFRSFLLDFSYPRVPSSMRDGWPAVRPGERVPGGIQWQAYLDPHHHHSAVAGYGAHSYGSQGSSMTGSPVFPGPELPPGGCLAGVAADSSCALSLLSTQPWDTTHSASHNRAATLSATAGFEGNPVAPSLMESNYIAPSPWTGSGGHEGGRNVAPQLPPEVPLDEVHSGSSHHGQFSGELELALQGNRPEPARRIDHGSTGTFDQAGNTSDWSL; via the exons ATGGAGACTGGCAGTACCGGCGccggtggcagcggcggcggggacgaCCAGCTCCACGGGCTCAAGTTCGGCAAGAAGATCTACTTCGAGGACgcgggcggcagcggcagcggcagtaGCAGTGGCAGTGGGAGCGtgagcgcgccgccgccgccctcttcGCCCAAGCCGGCAGCGGGAGCGGCCGGCGGAGGCAAGAAGGGGAAGGGCGCGGCCAGCGGGGCGTCCGCCTCGTCGACGCCCGCGCGGTGCCAGGTGGAGGGGtgcaacttggatctgagcgGCGCCAAGGCGTACTACTGCCGGCACAAGGTGTGCTCCATGCACTCCAAGGCGCCCCGCGTCGTCGTCAACGGCCTCGAGCAGCGCTTCTGCCAGCAGTGCAGCAG GTTCCACCAGTTGCCTGAATTTGACCAAGGAAAACGCAGCTGCCGCAGACGCCTTGCAGGCCACAATGAACGCCGGAGGAAGCCGCCCCCTGGACCTCTTGCATCACGCTATGGTCGCCTTGCTGCATCCTTCGGTG AAGAGCCCGGCAGGTTCAGAAGCTTTCTGTTGGATTTCTCATACCCAAGGGTTCCAAGCAGCATGAGGGATGGATGGCCGGCGGTTCGACCTGGTGAAAGGGTGCCTGGTGGTATCCAGTGGCAAGCGTACttagatcctcatcatcatcacagtGCAGTCGCGGGATACGGCGCCCACTCATATGGTAGCCAGGGTAGCTCCATGACAGGGTCACCGGTGTTCCCTGGTCCGGAGCTCCCTCCGGGTGGATGTCTCGCAGGAGTCGCTGCTGACTCCAGctgtgctctctctcttctgtCAACTCAGCCATGGGATACTACCCACAGCGCCAGCCACAACCGTGCCGCGACATTGTCCGCAACAGCGGGCTTTGAGGGCAACcctgtggcgccctccctcatGGAGAGTAACTACATTGCGCCGAGCCCCTGGACTGGCTCTGGGGGCCATGAAGGCGGACGCAATGTGGCACCTCAGTTGCCACCTGAAGTCCCACTCGATGAGGTGCACTCTGGCTCCAGCCATCACGGCCAGTTCTCAGGTGAGCTCGAGCTTGCCCTGCAGGGAAACAGGCCAGAGCCAGCACGACGCATCGATCATGGCTCCACGGGCACGTTCGACCAGGCCGGCAACACATCGGACTGGTCTTTGTAG